Proteins encoded within one genomic window of uncultured Desulfobacter sp.:
- a CDS encoding type II toxin-antitoxin system RelE/ParE family toxin, whose product MKPKWRVLFCDGMEHACPITDFINSCPEKHQVKLLRLLGLLEEHGPTLPRPYADLLHDGVHELRFTLSRDRIRVLYFFCYQKFIVLYDVFFKNTRKVPEKYIDQVIAYRDEFLSRISKKKLEKISRDVS is encoded by the coding sequence ATGAAACCAAAGTGGAGAGTACTTTTTTGTGATGGTATGGAACACGCCTGCCCGATTACGGACTTTATCAATTCCTGTCCTGAGAAGCATCAGGTAAAGTTGTTAAGACTGCTTGGACTGCTGGAAGAGCATGGCCCGACCCTGCCAAGGCCTTATGCGGATTTGCTGCATGACGGGGTTCATGAACTTCGTTTTACCTTATCCCGGGATCGAATCCGGGTACTCTATTTTTTTTGCTATCAAAAATTCATCGTATTGTATGATGTGTTTTTCAAAAATACACGTAAAGTGCCTGAAAAATATATTGATCAGGTCATCGCATATCGAGATGAGTTTTTGTCCCGGATATCTAAAAAAAAACTGGAGAAAATTAGCCGTGATGTTTCTTAA
- a CDS encoding DUF3450 domain-containing protein, with protein MMNQGKIAVQVFFALMMSWSCDALAGNVKKEIEAPVHEAVGIEQKTQGREVKWRAEKEKKTLEFEALEKELAIVEQERNTEAARKTALISNINQTAKQLEDIAEIERQMSPFLNELLDKIKTFNKQDLPFLTGEREKRIQDLELLNANPEVPVSEKFRKLMEALLVETEYGTTIEVYQQTIALSGEETLVNIFRLGRLRLFYQTLDKQQCGFFNPAQKQWQPLENCYLKPIQAAIDMGSKRKPVEMLTLPIGRIVIQ; from the coding sequence ATGATGAACCAAGGCAAAATTGCCGTACAGGTCTTCTTTGCACTGATGATGTCATGGTCCTGTGATGCCCTGGCAGGAAATGTAAAAAAAGAGATCGAGGCCCCTGTTCATGAGGCAGTGGGAATTGAACAAAAAACCCAAGGCCGGGAGGTCAAATGGCGCGCGGAAAAAGAAAAAAAGACATTGGAGTTTGAAGCCCTGGAAAAAGAACTGGCCATCGTTGAACAGGAACGAAACACGGAAGCGGCCCGGAAAACTGCCCTGATTTCAAACATAAATCAAACGGCAAAGCAGCTTGAGGATATTGCCGAAATCGAAAGGCAAATGTCTCCATTTCTTAACGAATTATTAGACAAAATTAAAACGTTCAACAAACAGGATCTGCCTTTTTTAACGGGCGAGCGTGAAAAAAGAATTCAGGATCTTGAACTGTTAAACGCCAACCCGGAAGTTCCGGTGAGTGAAAAATTCAGAAAATTAATGGAAGCCCTTTTGGTGGAAACCGAATACGGCACAACCATTGAAGTTTATCAGCAGACCATTGCCCTTTCCGGGGAAGAGACCCTGGTCAACATCTTCAGACTGGGCCGGCTGCGGCTTTTTTATCAGACCCTGGATAAACAGCAATGCGGGTTCTTCAACCCGGCCCAAAAGCAATGGCAACCCCTGGAGAATTGCTATCTAAAACCCATCCAGGCTGCCATAGACATGGGTTCCAAGCGCAAACCCGTTGAGATGTTAACCCTGCCCATAGGAAGGATCGTGATCCAATGA
- a CDS encoding MotA/TolQ/ExbB proton channel family protein has translation MKRTPQYILFTVVPAVMLLFSQWAWAKDMREIRIEAQKIEQAMKQKAAAELSAAQKADSESRRQIFSDRSKLDRAIADLKRRITTVEIELKALKSENDDLTAQDNELTVKLDEAQGTIQELSGVIRMNAKDIRSLLDNSFLTGVYQPDTQFLSTMADQSVIPAMDQIKAMSNLLFDQIDQGGSVCLETGTIVNREGKRQKGPILIIGAFTAAYQTDSESGFLNYAHGEKKLYALSKLPPSAMQKQLTRYMTGKSDAVPMDISRGGALNQLIHDLSLADQIPKGGPIVWPILAILALGALITLERVFFILKRQISLETVCSKIETQAEDQNWNACAETCDQYRKNPVIRVIRSGVDSRNRPREDMENAVQEAILKEIPPMERFLSTMGMLAAIAPLLGLLGTVTGMIDTFHVITMHGTGDPRMMSGGISEALVTTMLGLSVAIPIMLSHTLLSRSVENSVGMMEEKAMALINIVQKFKVA, from the coding sequence ATGAAACGCACACCCCAATATATACTATTCACTGTGGTTCCGGCTGTCATGCTGCTTTTCAGCCAGTGGGCATGGGCAAAGGATATGCGGGAGATTCGCATCGAAGCCCAAAAAATTGAACAAGCGATGAAACAAAAAGCTGCGGCTGAGCTGTCTGCCGCCCAAAAGGCCGATAGTGAAAGCCGTCGGCAGATTTTCTCGGACAGATCTAAACTGGACCGGGCCATTGCGGATTTAAAGCGGCGGATTACGACCGTTGAGATAGAACTCAAAGCCCTTAAATCTGAAAATGACGACCTGACGGCACAGGACAACGAATTAACGGTAAAACTGGATGAAGCCCAGGGCACGATTCAGGAATTGTCCGGCGTCATCCGCATGAACGCCAAAGACATACGTTCCCTTCTGGATAACAGCTTTTTAACCGGGGTGTACCAACCCGATACCCAATTTTTATCCACCATGGCAGATCAGTCCGTTATTCCAGCAATGGATCAAATCAAAGCCATGTCGAATCTGCTTTTTGATCAGATTGACCAGGGTGGATCCGTCTGCCTGGAAACCGGAACAATCGTCAACCGCGAAGGAAAGAGACAAAAGGGACCAATTCTCATCATCGGGGCCTTTACAGCAGCATACCAAACGGACAGTGAATCCGGTTTTCTCAACTACGCCCATGGAGAGAAAAAACTGTATGCCCTGTCCAAACTGCCACCCTCGGCCATGCAGAAACAGCTTACCCGGTACATGACAGGAAAAAGTGATGCCGTGCCCATGGATATTTCCCGGGGCGGTGCATTAAACCAGTTAATTCACGACTTAAGCCTGGCGGACCAGATTCCCAAGGGCGGTCCCATTGTCTGGCCCATTCTGGCCATTTTGGCATTGGGCGCATTGATCACCCTGGAACGGGTTTTCTTCATTTTAAAGCGGCAAATCAGCCTTGAAACCGTGTGCAGCAAAATCGAAACCCAGGCCGAAGACCAAAATTGGAATGCCTGTGCCGAAACCTGCGACCAGTACCGTAAAAATCCGGTTATCCGGGTCATCCGGTCGGGGGTTGACAGCCGGAACCGTCCCAGAGAAGACATGGAAAATGCGGTCCAGGAAGCCATTCTCAAAGAGATTCCGCCCATGGAACGCTTTTTATCCACCATGGGTATGCTGGCAGCCATCGCTCCCCTCTTAGGGCTGTTGGGCACTGTCACCGGCATGATCGACACCTTTCATGTCATCACCATGCACGGCACAGGCGATCCGCGCATGATGTCCGGCGGCATTTCCGAGGCCTTGGTGACCACCATGCTGGGCCTGTCCGTGGCCATTCCCATTATGCTCTCCCACACCCTGTTAAGCCGGTCCGTGGAAAACAGTGTGGGCATGATGGAAGAAAAGGCCATGGCGCTGATCAATATCGTCCAGAAATTCAAGGTGGCCTGA
- a CDS encoding MotA/TolQ/ExbB proton channel family protein, whose translation MPEFLCENLELMRELIRAGGVVMVPLVILSLVMWLLILERAFFFRRLYKKNMNSSTALSLVRENILPDPKMYRGAVSLLVTEFIGNRSGSAQLDRHLLDAAVTRINRRMTRSLAVIGVLAAMAPLMGLLGTVTGMITTFDVLAIFGTGNAKAMAGGISESLITTQTGLIVAIPGLYMKGFLDRRAEHLSQRIQRMGLYLKRHL comes from the coding sequence ATGCCGGAATTTCTTTGTGAAAACCTTGAACTGATGAGGGAACTGATCCGGGCCGGCGGTGTGGTCATGGTGCCCCTGGTTATCTTAAGCCTTGTCATGTGGCTGCTGATCCTTGAACGGGCCTTTTTTTTCAGGCGGCTCTACAAAAAAAACATGAACAGCAGCACCGCGCTGTCCCTGGTCCGGGAAAACATCCTGCCCGACCCCAAAATGTACCGCGGAGCCGTCAGTCTTTTGGTCACGGAGTTCATTGGAAACCGCTCGGGTTCCGCCCAGCTGGACCGCCACCTTCTGGATGCCGCAGTGACCCGGATCAACCGGCGCATGACCCGGTCCCTGGCAGTGATCGGGGTTCTGGCAGCCATGGCCCCGCTCATGGGGTTGCTGGGCACCGTCACCGGCATGATCACCACCTTTGATGTTCTGGCCATATTCGGCACAGGCAATGCCAAAGCCATGGCCGGGGGTATCTCAGAATCCCTGATTACCACCCAGACCGGTCTGATTGTGGCCATTCCGGGACTTTACATGAAAGGATTTCTGGACCGGCGTGCCGAACATTTGAGCCAGCGGATCCAGCGGATGGGCTTATACCTGAAAAGGCATCTATAG
- a CDS encoding biopolymer transporter ExbD, protein MLNVSASRKHKKSAAELNIAPLIDMVFILLIFFLVTTSFVKETGIDVSRPTASTATTQTKATILIAVDSQNRVFMDHREIDIRAVRANTERALAENPDGAVVVVADRQSDTGVAIQVMDGCRLAGASNVSLAAALPEGQ, encoded by the coding sequence ATGTTAAACGTGTCAGCAAGCAGAAAACATAAAAAAAGTGCGGCGGAGCTGAACATTGCCCCGCTCATTGATATGGTATTTATCCTGTTGATTTTTTTCCTTGTCACTACAAGTTTTGTCAAGGAGACCGGCATTGATGTTTCCCGGCCCACCGCATCAACCGCAACCACCCAAACCAAAGCCACCATCCTCATTGCCGTGGACAGCCAGAACCGGGTCTTCATGGATCACCGGGAGATCGACATCCGGGCGGTCAGAGCCAATACCGAACGGGCCCTGGCCGAAAACCCCGACGGGGCTGTGGTGGTGGTGGCGGACCGCCAATCGGACACCGGCGTGGCCATCCAGGTCATGGACGGGTGCCGCCTGGCCGGGGCATCTAATGTATCTTTAGCCGCAGCACTTCCGGAGGGGCAATGA
- a CDS encoding TonB family protein, translating to MKTMEKPLGLAGGWQPWAVALAGTLALNLLLFSVIPNLMKPQEAVSLSGPMIQQIQLTRLRRSTIEPEQKKKTPPPKAQPKKQVAKPRMNRQIARSLSLPFEVNPRLPQGPATISVSEVVSTSLDNLSLNTLFDTGDLDQPLTVISRIPPVYPFRAKAKAIEGWVSVEFTVNEQGRVEDIKILDAEPKKIFDDSVMQCVAAWRFKPGRVNREIVKTRARTRVRFKLN from the coding sequence ATGAAAACCATGGAGAAGCCCCTGGGCCTGGCCGGCGGATGGCAGCCTTGGGCCGTGGCATTGGCCGGTACCCTGGCCCTGAATTTGCTGCTTTTTTCCGTTATTCCCAATCTGATGAAACCCCAGGAAGCTGTCTCACTGTCGGGCCCCATGATTCAACAAATCCAGCTCACCCGGCTGCGGCGCTCAACCATTGAACCGGAACAGAAAAAAAAGACGCCCCCGCCCAAGGCCCAACCTAAAAAACAGGTCGCCAAACCCAGGATGAACCGGCAAATCGCCCGGTCTCTTTCCCTGCCCTTTGAAGTCAATCCCCGACTGCCCCAGGGACCGGCCACCATCTCCGTGTCCGAAGTGGTGTCAACGTCCCTGGATAACTTGTCCCTCAACACACTTTTTGACACCGGAGATCTGGATCAGCCCCTGACGGTGATTTCCAGAATTCCGCCGGTGTACCCCTTCCGGGCCAAGGCCAAAGCCATTGAAGGCTGGGTCTCTGTGGAATTTACGGTGAATGAACAGGGCCGTGTGGAGGATATCAAAATCCTGGATGCAGAGCCCAAGAAAATATTTGACGACAGCGTGATGCAGTGCGTTGCTGCCTGGCGGTTCAAGCCGGGCCGGGTCAACCGGGAAATTGTAAAGACCCGGGCCAGAACACGCGTCCGTTTTAAATTAAACTGA
- a CDS encoding tetratricopeptide repeat protein, protein MNPILRTVIVILIFSAVTVFPLEKAKAQSDKKMPMTVQHLLINVRKAMDKNDYAGAVKLIQGTQAKSQSKAPCSHPTVCLALGNCFLMQKKMPKAESAYLTALSLDKTYLDAQVNLAKVYTDTNRTAKAAEAFLAAYKLSDPKNPKYLYYSAAMALTNGKTQTAIRRFESLFSTHPSQVTRQWRENYASALVSAEQWKKAAPVIRTLIAQSKGENRIKWQETLLQIYLTINNTGKALELAGTLSRQTPSETRWWKALVHIHLTRGEYADAFEDLIIYSFATPLNRQEKKLFADLSLQLNIPARAARMYETLISESAGKNGSPNQTRQMINRLVCAYRQMGRGDKALAVLNRFDPQAGNPELLLLKGDVLYETKNYKAADKAFRTAARKNCSQKGQAWLMAGYAAWQCNNLVASRSAFEQAAQFKRQRKDALAAIAQLKRNSRM, encoded by the coding sequence ATGAATCCGATTTTAAGAACTGTCATTGTCATTCTGATTTTTTCCGCCGTGACTGTTTTTCCACTGGAAAAAGCCAAAGCCCAAAGCGATAAAAAAATGCCGATGACTGTTCAGCATCTGCTGATCAATGTCAGGAAAGCCATGGATAAAAATGATTATGCCGGTGCCGTCAAGCTCATCCAGGGGACCCAAGCCAAATCCCAAAGCAAGGCCCCGTGCAGCCATCCCACTGTTTGTCTGGCCCTGGGTAATTGCTTTTTGATGCAAAAAAAAATGCCCAAGGCCGAATCGGCATATCTGACGGCCTTGTCCCTGGATAAAACCTACCTGGATGCCCAGGTCAACCTGGCCAAGGTGTATACGGACACCAACCGGACCGCCAAGGCCGCCGAGGCCTTTTTGGCGGCTTACAAACTATCCGACCCCAAAAATCCAAAATACCTGTACTACAGTGCCGCTATGGCGCTTACCAACGGAAAGACCCAAACGGCAATCCGCCGATTTGAATCTTTGTTTTCCACCCACCCAAGCCAGGTCACCCGGCAATGGCGGGAAAACTATGCCAGTGCCCTGGTTTCGGCCGAACAATGGAAAAAAGCCGCACCTGTGATCAGAACTCTGATTGCCCAATCCAAAGGAGAAAACCGGATTAAATGGCAAGAGACTCTGCTGCAGATTTACCTGACCATTAACAACACCGGCAAAGCCTTGGAGCTTGCCGGCACCCTGAGCCGGCAGACCCCGTCCGAAACCAGGTGGTGGAAGGCCCTGGTCCACATCCATCTGACCAGGGGGGAGTATGCCGACGCCTTTGAGGATCTGATCATCTATAGTTTTGCCACCCCGCTGAACCGGCAGGAAAAAAAACTGTTTGCAGACTTAAGTTTGCAGTTGAACATCCCCGCCCGGGCCGCCCGCATGTATGAAACCCTGATCAGCGAATCGGCCGGGAAAAACGGATCCCCAAATCAAACCAGACAGATGATCAACCGCCTGGTGTGTGCCTACCGGCAGATGGGCCGGGGAGACAAGGCTCTGGCAGTGCTCAATCGATTTGATCCCCAGGCCGGCAATCCGGAACTTTTGCTGCTCAAAGGAGATGTTTTGTACGAGACAAAAAATTATAAGGCGGCAGACAAGGCGTTCAGGACCGCAGCCCGAAAAAATTGCTCCCAAAAGGGACAGGCATGGCTGATGGCCGGGTATGCGGCCTGGCAGTGCAACAATCTTGTTGCCAGCCGCAGCGCGTTTGAACAGGCAGCCCAATTTAAACGCCAGCGCAAGGATGCCCTGGCCGCCATTGCACAACTCAAAAGAAACAGCCGGATGTAA
- a CDS encoding TonB-dependent receptor — protein MLKNHVLKSCTFAASLMLILFCISPLLADEKKADQDPANSKVQEIEEMVVEDEARVQGYKTTPSQTTIELEDITFIGEPTFLLDAIKTNAMVDFRGASDLDPGVDSVYLNGFSAKRFVTAMDGVTLQKTGGRKSSNIVDWAQLPSFLLESVEILPGPHCALYDAKSIGGVLNMKTKTPKEYDTRVPQLTYTTGYRSYDTFSNTAVLQGGVDKFIYDFAYQNYMTDGYLRNSETETNIGFGRLGLILPGDGYITVSASLSDIDRDSPVNNPGLTQDDEIDVDSGYPEVTGSAWDPWQNPTWDSTAETYRLNYTQTLGVNRLSFGAYYGEETRERVYLDWVNSKDKSQGTEISAMITDWWQQGGKIMDEIKWAGGETTVGVDFTQLFDEGVDDSKTEKIRKKGAFVQHKFGIVPHVDMTLGLRYEDVNTWVSNWSNGNPHNAYYGKYVKRDFDQVIPKSMTTWQMDHLGGWFRNTTLSAGISKIWHAPDYHGDYNPQGRPAGITLEPEHGMGYDLILNRRLWGNVNLKAGYAFYDIKDFIATNSKYAQYSGTDAGALRYSDYKINLEEVYRHGVTVELSGNVTPELSFYLSWAWQKFENQGDEPAGETELDQRAEHQVGIGLRYAFNERATLMLDYTYQSDETTEVSEEIADDVWNFHTVDIPAHSVVDLGFEYKCFEQLGWLKNGTVNVFIKNLLDEDYYDSSGYPATDRTVGVTFTIKI, from the coding sequence GTGTTGAAAAATCACGTACTGAAAAGCTGCACGTTTGCAGCATCCCTGATGTTGATCCTCTTTTGCATAAGCCCGTTGCTGGCAGATGAAAAAAAAGCCGACCAAGATCCGGCGAACTCAAAAGTTCAAGAAATAGAAGAGATGGTTGTAGAAGACGAGGCCCGGGTCCAGGGGTATAAAACAACACCGTCCCAGACCACCATTGAACTTGAAGATATCACATTCATCGGAGAGCCCACCTTTTTGCTGGATGCCATCAAAACCAATGCCATGGTGGATTTCAGAGGGGCATCAGATCTGGACCCCGGGGTAGACAGCGTCTATTTGAACGGGTTTAGTGCCAAGCGGTTTGTCACGGCCATGGACGGTGTGACCCTTCAAAAAACCGGCGGCCGAAAATCAAGCAACATTGTGGACTGGGCCCAACTGCCCTCTTTTTTGCTGGAGTCCGTTGAAATCCTTCCCGGCCCCCATTGCGCCCTGTACGATGCCAAAAGCATCGGCGGGGTGTTAAACATGAAAACAAAAACACCCAAAGAATACGATACCCGGGTACCGCAATTAACGTATACAACAGGATACCGATCATATGATACGTTTTCCAATACCGCAGTACTCCAAGGCGGGGTGGATAAATTTATCTACGATTTTGCATACCAAAATTATATGACCGACGGGTATCTGCGCAACAGTGAAACCGAAACCAACATCGGGTTCGGACGCCTGGGATTAATACTGCCGGGCGATGGATATATCACTGTCTCCGCCTCATTATCAGATATTGACCGGGATTCACCGGTCAATAACCCCGGTTTGACACAAGACGATGAGATAGATGTTGATTCCGGCTACCCGGAGGTGACGGGCAGTGCCTGGGATCCCTGGCAGAATCCCACCTGGGACAGTACGGCCGAAACCTACCGTCTCAACTATACCCAGACCTTGGGGGTTAATCGCCTCAGTTTTGGTGCCTATTACGGTGAAGAAACCCGCGAGCGGGTCTATTTAGACTGGGTAAACTCAAAAGACAAATCCCAAGGGACCGAAATAAGTGCCATGATAACGGACTGGTGGCAGCAGGGCGGCAAGATCATGGACGAAATCAAGTGGGCCGGGGGTGAAACCACCGTTGGTGTCGACTTTACCCAGCTTTTTGACGAGGGGGTTGACGATAGTAAAACCGAGAAAATCCGCAAAAAAGGCGCCTTTGTCCAGCACAAATTCGGTATTGTCCCCCACGTTGACATGACCCTGGGGCTACGGTACGAGGACGTCAATACATGGGTCAGCAACTGGTCCAACGGGAATCCGCACAATGCATATTACGGCAAATATGTGAAACGTGACTTTGATCAGGTCATCCCCAAATCCATGACAACCTGGCAGATGGACCATTTAGGGGGCTGGTTCCGGAACACCACCCTGTCTGCCGGTATCAGTAAAATCTGGCACGCTCCGGATTATCACGGAGATTACAACCCCCAGGGACGGCCCGCCGGCATCACCCTGGAACCGGAGCACGGTATGGGGTATGACCTGATTTTAAACCGCAGGCTCTGGGGCAACGTCAACCTGAAAGCCGGTTACGCATTCTACGACATCAAGGATTTCATCGCCACCAACAGTAAATATGCCCAATATTCAGGCACCGATGCCGGAGCACTACGGTACAGCGACTATAAAATCAACTTGGAGGAGGTCTACCGCCATGGTGTCACCGTTGAGCTGTCGGGCAATGTTACACCGGAACTCTCTTTTTATCTGAGCTGGGCCTGGCAGAAATTTGAAAACCAGGGAGATGAACCTGCCGGCGAGACAGAACTGGACCAGCGGGCCGAGCACCAGGTCGGCATTGGACTGCGCTATGCCTTTAACGAACGAGCAACCCTGATGCTGGATTACACCTACCAGAGTGATGAAACCACAGAGGTCTCCGAAGAGATTGCCGATGATGTCTGGAATTTTCACACGGTGGATATCCCGGCCCACAGTGTTGTCGACTTAGGTTTTGAGTACAAATGCTTTGAACAGCTGGGCTGGCTGAAAAACGGCACAGTGAACGTCTTTATTAAGAACCTGCTGGACGAAGACTACTATGACAGCTCGGGGTATCCGGCCACGGACAGGACAGTGGGCGTCACATTCACAATTAAAATCTAA
- a CDS encoding methyltransferase domain-containing protein: protein MDIQATTWTFWEDQWLKIIERSKSEQPAGSGYAMKKWDNMAKDFAQRTSTEKASAKRDATLKQLVDKGILTPETRVLDIGAGPGSWALPMAKICAHVTALEPSGGMIDIMSERIEQEKVNNITIVQNTWQETNLAEQGWGKAFDLVCSRRPQNHARRAG, encoded by the coding sequence ATGGACATACAAGCAACCACCTGGACATTCTGGGAAGATCAGTGGTTGAAAATCATTGAACGGTCTAAATCTGAACAGCCGGCAGGGTCGGGCTACGCCATGAAAAAATGGGATAACATGGCAAAGGATTTTGCCCAGCGGACCAGCACAGAAAAGGCGTCCGCCAAGCGGGATGCCACACTTAAGCAGCTTGTGGACAAAGGAATCCTGACGCCGGAAACCCGGGTCCTGGACATCGGCGCAGGCCCGGGCTCCTGGGCCCTGCCCATGGCCAAAATCTGTGCCCATGTCACCGCCCTTGAACCCTCGGGCGGCATGATCGACATCATGTCTGAACGCATTGAACAAGAAAAGGTCAACAATATTACCATCGTCCAGAACACCTGGCAGGAGACGAATTTGGCCGAACAGGGATGGGGAAAGGCATTTGATCTGGTCTGTTCACGAAGACCGCAGAACCACGCCAGGAGAGCTGGATGA
- a CDS encoding ABC transporter substrate-binding protein, which translates to MTFKPAKHNLFKCLAALALCLFLLVPALHAETDQVAVIRLGGGDWGYPSPYAHYPRGPGGFKMCLIFDSLLERGDHGLIPWLATSWQVEDHGKAYIFTIRQGVKWHDGTPMTPEDVAFSMEYATRFPMTWSYVFDRIDRVEILEGNRIKVILKTPTASMLSSLGTSRIIPKHIWEKVDNPKPFTKPEAVIGTGPYRLTAYSREHGTYRFEKFKDFWGPAVRVKRLEFIPVSEPILAYQKHEIDMIRVSPDLLPRFQNNLEHKILKSPGFWGYRLLFNRNLPGPARMVQVRRAFAYAVDLGELVAKVARGAALPGRAGILPPDHVMAAQNVKSYDFDPQKAGRLLDQAGFTRTGSAIRTGPDGKPLAFDLLCSSREVRMAQILKQRLAAVGVEIQIKSCNGKTRDSRVRNQNYDLAIIGHGGWGNDPDYLIAHCTGDIKKSSSPSASGGSGLASPALTELLQSQRSQTDPEKRREMIVKIQQMAAEEVPEIPLFYTMGYTVFRPGKYDGWMFMFDHHSLEHSKLSYLDWKAWP; encoded by the coding sequence ATGACATTTAAACCGGCGAAACATAACCTGTTTAAGTGCCTGGCTGCCCTGGCGTTATGTCTGTTTCTTCTGGTGCCCGCACTTCATGCCGAAACCGACCAGGTAGCGGTCATCCGCCTGGGCGGCGGGGACTGGGGGTATCCCTCCCCCTACGCCCATTACCCCAGAGGCCCCGGGGGATTTAAAATGTGCCTGATCTTTGACAGTCTGCTGGAACGCGGCGACCATGGCCTGATCCCCTGGCTGGCCACATCCTGGCAGGTTGAAGATCACGGGAAAGCCTATATATTCACGATTCGCCAGGGGGTCAAATGGCATGACGGCACCCCCATGACACCCGAAGATGTGGCCTTTTCCATGGAATATGCCACCCGCTTCCCCATGACCTGGTCCTATGTGTTTGACCGGATCGACCGGGTTGAGATCCTTGAAGGCAACAGAATCAAGGTAATTTTGAAAACGCCCACCGCATCCATGCTTTCCAGTCTGGGCACCAGCCGTATCATCCCAAAACACATTTGGGAAAAGGTGGACAATCCCAAACCCTTTACAAAACCTGAGGCCGTGATCGGTACAGGTCCGTATCGGCTCACCGCCTACAGCCGGGAGCACGGCACCTACCGCTTTGAGAAGTTTAAAGATTTCTGGGGACCGGCCGTCCGGGTCAAACGCCTGGAGTTCATCCCGGTCAGTGAACCCATCCTGGCCTACCAGAAGCATGAAATAGACATGATCCGGGTCTCCCCGGATCTTTTGCCCAGATTCCAAAACAACCTCGAACATAAAATCCTTAAAAGTCCAGGATTCTGGGGATACCGGCTGCTGTTCAACCGCAATCTTCCCGGGCCGGCCCGGATGGTTCAGGTCCGCCGGGCCTTTGCCTATGCCGTTGACCTTGGGGAACTTGTGGCCAAGGTGGCCCGGGGCGCGGCCCTGCCTGGCCGGGCAGGTATTCTGCCGCCGGATCATGTCATGGCCGCCCAAAACGTAAAATCCTATGATTTTGATCCCCAAAAGGCAGGCAGACTTTTAGACCAGGCCGGGTTTACCCGGACCGGCAGCGCTATCCGGACAGGACCTGACGGCAAGCCCCTTGCCTTTGATCTATTATGTTCGAGCCGCGAAGTCCGGATGGCGCAAATTTTAAAACAGCGCCTGGCTGCCGTGGGAGTAGAGATTCAGATCAAAAGCTGCAACGGTAAAACCAGGGACAGCCGGGTCAGGAATCAAAACTACGATTTGGCCATTATCGGCCACGGCGGATGGGGAAATGATCCGGACTATCTGATTGCCCACTGCACAGGAGACATAAAAAAATCCAGCTCGCCGTCGGCGTCCGGTGGTTCTGGATTGGCCTCTCCGGCCTTGACGGAACTGCTGCAATCCCAGCGATCCCAGACCGATCCTGAAAAACGGCGGGAGATGATTGTTAAAATCCAGCAGATGGCCGCAGAAGAGGTGCCTGAAATCCCCTTGTTTTATACTATGGGATACACCGTGTTCCGGCCGGGTAAGTATGACGGATGGATGTTCATGTTTGACCATCACAGTTTGGAACACAGCAAGCTGTCCTATTTAGATTGGAAAGCATGGCCCTGA